A portion of the Bdellovibrio bacteriovorus genome contains these proteins:
- a CDS encoding vWA domain-containing protein produces MTYHSSWAFLFLIPLALVLMWIFWQRKKKVPTLQFGSVELLKGVTPTLRTRLMHLPIFLKALALVLAIMALARPQTMNTKVRKNVEGIDIVICLDVSDSMLIEDMKPLNRLEAAKETIKKFISARSSDRIGLVVFAGESFTMVPPTLDYQVILQRVDEITSASSAKIKDGTALGVAMANAAGRLKDSQAKSRVMIFMTDGENNSGTIDPETGLEIAKGYGIKVYSIGIGKDGPTRIPVYTRDIFGQKVKTYQPFESTVNEDLLQRMAKETGGKYYRAENGDALKKVFNDIDNLEKTKIDVNKFTNYTEEYPPYLVMALVLYFAGLFLGRSWLRRVP; encoded by the coding sequence ATGACCTACCATTCTTCCTGGGCCTTTTTATTTTTGATTCCGCTGGCATTGGTCTTGATGTGGATCTTTTGGCAACGAAAAAAGAAAGTGCCCACCCTGCAGTTTGGTTCGGTGGAACTTCTTAAAGGCGTAACACCCACATTGCGCACACGTTTAATGCATTTGCCTATATTCCTGAAAGCCTTGGCCCTTGTTTTAGCCATTATGGCTTTAGCGCGCCCGCAAACGATGAACACCAAGGTTCGAAAAAATGTGGAAGGGATTGATATCGTTATCTGCTTAGACGTTTCGGACAGTATGTTGATTGAAGACATGAAACCGCTAAATCGTCTGGAAGCCGCCAAAGAAACGATTAAAAAGTTTATCAGCGCACGTTCTTCAGATCGCATCGGCCTGGTGGTTTTTGCCGGGGAGTCATTCACCATGGTTCCACCGACACTGGATTATCAAGTCATCTTACAGCGCGTAGATGAAATCACCAGTGCTTCCAGTGCTAAAATTAAAGATGGCACCGCTTTGGGTGTTGCGATGGCTAATGCTGCCGGACGATTAAAAGATTCCCAAGCAAAAAGCCGGGTCATGATCTTTATGACGGACGGGGAAAATAACTCTGGAACCATTGATCCCGAAACAGGCCTAGAAATCGCCAAAGGTTATGGCATCAAAGTTTATTCGATTGGTATCGGTAAAGATGGTCCGACACGCATTCCGGTTTACACGCGCGATATTTTTGGTCAGAAGGTAAAGACTTACCAACCCTTTGAAAGCACCGTGAACGAAGACTTGCTGCAAAGAATGGCGAAAGAAACCGGTGGTAAATATTATCGCGCGGAAAATGGGGATGCGCTTAAAAAAGTATTTAACGACATCGACAATTTAGAAAAAACAAAAATTGATGTGAATAAATTTACCAATTACACGGAAGAATATCCGCCTTATTTAGTCATGGCGTTAGTACTTTATTTTGCCGGTCTTTTCTTGGGCCGTTCCTGGTTAAGGAGGGTGCCGTAA
- a CDS encoding DUF58 domain-containing protein, whose amino-acid sequence MSLPPEVLKKVKLLEISTRRLVNNLFAGEYHTAFKGQGMTFADFREYVPGDDIRSISWPLTARTGKPYIKTFEEERELTLILAVDVSGSSDFGTGPYFKGEVMTHMAALLAFSAVKNNDQVGLLLFSDQVEHFVPPKKGRGHVNRLLRDLFYYKPKSHRTKLSQGFSYLQGVLKKRATVFVFSDFMDHSFDQSLRLLGRKHDVVACVVNDAAEYSLPDMGVIEVQDAETGEIVTVDTSSADFRKRYEDEVLKRKDQRDKLLRLSQVERVDVKSSEDYVNPLVAFFKKRK is encoded by the coding sequence GTGAGTTTGCCTCCTGAGGTCTTAAAAAAAGTAAAACTTTTAGAGATTAGCACCCGACGCCTGGTGAATAATCTCTTTGCGGGTGAATACCACACCGCCTTTAAGGGCCAGGGGATGACTTTTGCTGATTTCCGCGAATACGTGCCGGGGGATGACATCCGCAGTATTTCTTGGCCGCTGACCGCGCGCACCGGAAAACCTTATATCAAAACTTTCGAAGAAGAGCGCGAGCTGACCTTGATCCTCGCGGTGGACGTCAGTGGCTCCAGTGACTTTGGCACCGGGCCTTACTTTAAGGGTGAGGTTATGACTCATATGGCGGCGTTATTGGCGTTTTCGGCGGTGAAAAATAATGACCAAGTAGGCTTGTTATTGTTCAGCGATCAAGTGGAACATTTTGTTCCCCCGAAAAAAGGCCGCGGTCACGTGAATCGTCTGTTGCGGGATTTATTTTATTATAAACCCAAAAGTCATCGCACCAAACTTTCCCAAGGTTTTAGTTACCTGCAGGGGGTTTTAAAAAAACGCGCGACCGTTTTTGTATTTAGCGATTTTATGGATCACAGCTTTGATCAAAGTTTGCGCCTTTTGGGGCGCAAGCATGACGTGGTCGCTTGTGTGGTGAATGACGCCGCAGAATATTCCTTGCCTGATATGGGCGTGATTGAAGTGCAAGATGCGGAAACCGGAGAGATCGTCACCGTGGATACGTCCTCCGCTGATTTTAGAAAACGATACGAAGATGAAGTTTTAAAGCGTAAAGACCAAAGAGATAAATTATTAAGACTTTCCCAAGTTGAACGTGTGGATGTGAAATCCAGCGAAGACTATGTCAATCCTTTGGTGGCTTTTTTTAAGAAGAGAAAATAA
- a CDS encoding AAA family ATPase, with translation MALNAAIKQESQFIDKMMTEINKVVVGQKEMVEGIMMGLLTGGHILVEGVPGLAKTLTIASVSKSISLDFQRIQFTPDLLPTDLIGTMIFNPKSGEFAPRKGPIFTNIVLADEINRAPAKVQSALLEAMAEKQVTIGDESHKLANPFLVLATQNPLEQEGTYPLPEAQMDRFMFKINVSYPGKGEELEILNRMGSNEKPQIQPVISQEDLLRASARADQIYVDNKIKNYIVEIIMASRKPAEYGLSRLANLINVGGSPRATISLFRAAKAHAFLRGRGYVTAEDVKAIAYHVLRHRLILTYEAEAENIKTDDIIKEVLTQVEVP, from the coding sequence ATGGCCCTAAACGCCGCCATTAAACAAGAGTCGCAATTCATCGACAAGATGATGACCGAAATCAATAAAGTTGTCGTCGGACAAAAAGAAATGGTGGAAGGCATCATGATGGGTTTGCTGACAGGCGGACACATCCTGGTGGAAGGTGTTCCGGGTTTAGCAAAGACCTTAACGATCGCGTCGGTTTCAAAATCGATCTCGCTTGATTTTCAACGCATCCAGTTCACGCCCGATCTTCTGCCGACAGATTTGATCGGTACGATGATCTTTAATCCGAAATCAGGAGAGTTTGCTCCGCGCAAGGGACCGATCTTTACAAATATCGTTCTGGCCGATGAGATCAATCGTGCGCCGGCAAAAGTACAATCGGCTCTTTTAGAAGCCATGGCCGAAAAACAAGTCACCATTGGTGATGAATCTCATAAATTGGCGAATCCCTTCTTGGTACTTGCAACTCAAAATCCGCTAGAGCAAGAAGGAACTTATCCTCTTCCGGAAGCTCAAATGGACCGCTTTATGTTTAAGATCAACGTGTCTTACCCAGGAAAGGGTGAAGAGCTAGAGATCTTAAACCGCATGGGTTCAAACGAAAAACCACAAATTCAACCCGTGATTTCGCAAGAAGATTTGCTGCGCGCTTCGGCTCGTGCCGATCAAATCTATGTGGATAATAAAATTAAAAACTACATCGTGGAAATCATCATGGCTTCACGCAAGCCCGCGGAATACGGTCTGAGTCGCTTAGCTAATTTGATTAACGTGGGCGGATCACCGCGCGCGACCATCAGTTTGTTCCGTGCCGCGAAAGCCCACGCATTCTTGCGCGGTCGTGGTTATGTGACCGCCGAAGACGTGAAAGCGATTGCTTACCACGTGCTTCGTCATCGTTTGATTCTGACTTATGAAGCGGAAGCTGAAAATATCAAAACTGATGACATCATCAAAGAAGTTCTAACCCAAGTCGAGGTTCCCTAG
- a CDS encoding M48 family metalloprotease, which produces MLNNNTKVWIFILSSSFALLILGYQLGERLGLFVGFLLALALNFFVFFYGESRVLAKLDARRVKGQDSWGLLEKVQRLSEKLNMPTPAVYVTPHAAVNAFCVGHSWKRGSLGFTAGLLKSLNNEELEAVVAHQLCHIRRLDTFAFSVSSTIGNSVVGMGQFFDSFMPYKLKLFMPMLSPVGWVIIKTVVGEKSFFENDLMAADLLESRLLLGEVLWRMEGLAQTMPLEIPACTSHLFMVNPEGFQQKNLFLKSHPSIENRIQKLMGYYPI; this is translated from the coding sequence ATGCTTAACAACAATACCAAGGTCTGGATTTTCATTCTTTCAAGCTCCTTTGCCCTGCTAATTTTAGGTTATCAGTTGGGCGAAAGACTGGGGCTTTTCGTTGGCTTCCTTCTAGCACTTGCATTAAATTTCTTCGTTTTCTTTTATGGAGAAAGCCGCGTGCTTGCAAAATTAGATGCTCGTCGCGTGAAGGGACAAGATTCTTGGGGCTTGCTTGAAAAAGTTCAGCGTCTTTCAGAAAAATTAAACATGCCCACTCCCGCCGTTTACGTGACCCCGCATGCGGCCGTGAATGCGTTTTGCGTGGGACATTCTTGGAAGCGCGGATCGTTGGGATTCACGGCCGGGCTTTTAAAGTCTTTAAATAATGAAGAGCTTGAAGCCGTCGTCGCCCATCAACTTTGTCATATCCGACGACTTGATACTTTTGCCTTTAGTGTCAGCAGCACGATTGGAAATTCCGTTGTCGGTATGGGTCAGTTTTTTGATTCTTTCATGCCGTACAAATTAAAACTTTTTATGCCGATGCTTTCACCGGTGGGGTGGGTGATTATTAAAACCGTGGTGGGTGAAAAGTCTTTTTTTGAAAATGATTTGATGGCCGCGGATCTTTTAGAAAGCCGCTTGCTACTGGGTGAGGTTTTATGGCGCATGGAAGGTTTAGCCCAAACCATGCCTTTAGAAATCCCCGCCTGCACCAGTCATTTATTTATGGTGAATCCCGAAGGATTCCAGCAAAAGAATTTATTTTTAAAATCTCATCCCTCTATTGAAAATCGCATTCAAAAGTTGATGGGTTATTATCCGATCTAA
- a CDS encoding DUF1844 domain-containing protein, with translation MQEKMEASFSVLIMSIASSAIMAMGLAPDPQSGKVSKDKELARFNIDLLVVLQDKTKGNLSSDEGKFLENLISDLQMKFVSV, from the coding sequence ATGCAAGAAAAAATGGAAGCCTCGTTTTCTGTTTTAATTATGTCCATCGCGTCTAGTGCCATTATGGCAATGGGTCTGGCGCCCGATCCTCAGTCCGGGAAAGTTTCTAAAGATAAGGAACTTGCCAGATTCAATATCGACCTCTTAGTAGTCTTGCAGGACAAGACCAAAGGAAACTTGTCTAGCGATGAAGGCAAATTTTTGGAAAACTTAATTAGCGATTTACAAATGAAGTTCGTTTCTGTTTAA
- a CDS encoding trypsin-like peptidase domain-containing protein, whose amino-acid sequence MKKMLCLTMSLVLAAPFSFGQTKPLPQDPPKMNLSAPLPANLFVELAKAINPAVVNISTSAIPKNVRGMRDPMLDMLEQLYGLRMGPQGQQMPQQQQRPQQVGLGTGFIIREDGLIITNNHVIAGADQINVQLSEDSKDAYEATLVGSDERTDIALIKITPKSKLPVAVLGSSASLEVGDWVAAFGNPFGHGHSMSKGIISSKSRNITEINKIPLLQTDASINPGNSGGPLVNTKGQVIGVNSAIDARAQGIGFAIPIDEVKAILPILESKGRIARGYIGAVLGDLDPEAAEYLGMGDVKGAVITNMDPKGPAYKGGAKVYDIVTEFNGKTIRNSLDLMDAVADAPIGKPAKAVVLRNNKSVSMNWTIAERTEDKKIAPVAKKTYSGQKAPFDLGFTIVDPNADLRKDWGFPDDMNQPVVIETARGGFASKAGLRVGDVILDVNKRPVENSKDVLKHLKKSGNTLRIARNTRIQIINL is encoded by the coding sequence ATGAAAAAGATGTTGTGCTTAACGATGTCATTGGTGCTTGCGGCACCTTTTTCTTTTGGACAGACAAAACCGTTACCTCAAGATCCCCCAAAGATGAATCTGTCAGCCCCGTTGCCGGCAAATTTATTTGTTGAACTGGCAAAGGCCATCAACCCGGCGGTGGTGAATATTTCCACTTCGGCTATTCCGAAAAATGTGCGCGGGATGCGGGATCCGATGTTGGATATGCTGGAACAACTGTATGGCTTGCGCATGGGACCTCAAGGTCAACAAATGCCACAACAACAACAGCGTCCTCAGCAAGTGGGTCTAGGCACGGGCTTCATCATTCGTGAAGATGGCTTGATTATCACCAACAACCACGTGATCGCGGGGGCTGACCAAATCAACGTGCAATTAAGCGAAGATTCCAAAGACGCTTATGAAGCAACACTTGTCGGTAGCGACGAGCGCACGGACATTGCGCTTATTAAAATTACACCGAAAAGCAAACTGCCGGTGGCCGTACTTGGGTCATCAGCAAGCCTTGAGGTCGGCGACTGGGTGGCGGCTTTCGGTAATCCCTTTGGTCACGGTCACTCGATGAGTAAGGGAATTATTTCCTCTAAAAGTCGCAACATCACCGAGATTAATAAAATTCCTTTGTTACAAACTGATGCTTCGATCAATCCCGGAAACTCCGGCGGTCCGTTAGTTAACACCAAAGGACAAGTGATCGGTGTCAACTCGGCCATTGATGCGCGTGCGCAAGGTATCGGCTTTGCGATTCCGATTGATGAAGTGAAAGCCATTTTACCTATCCTGGAATCTAAGGGTCGTATTGCTCGTGGTTATATCGGTGCGGTTCTTGGGGATCTTGATCCGGAAGCGGCGGAATACCTGGGGATGGGCGATGTGAAGGGCGCTGTGATTACAAACATGGATCCTAAAGGCCCGGCTTACAAAGGCGGCGCAAAGGTTTACGATATCGTGACGGAATTTAACGGTAAAACCATTCGTAATTCGTTAGACCTGATGGATGCGGTGGCCGATGCACCGATTGGCAAACCGGCTAAGGCCGTTGTTCTGCGCAATAATAAATCAGTCTCAATGAATTGGACTATCGCTGAACGCACCGAGGATAAAAAGATCGCTCCGGTGGCTAAGAAAACTTACTCCGGACAAAAAGCTCCGTTTGATTTAGGATTCACGATTGTTGATCCTAACGCCGATTTGCGCAAAGACTGGGGCTTTCCCGATGATATGAATCAGCCCGTGGTCATTGAAACGGCTCGCGGTGGCTTTGCAAGCAAAGCGGGCCTACGCGTCGGAGATGTTATCTTAGATGTGAACAAACGCCCGGTTGAAAACAGCAAAGATGTTTTGAAACATCTTAAAAAATCCGGCAACACTTTGCGTATTGCGCGCAACACCCGAATCCAAATCATCAATCTTTAA
- the spoVG gene encoding septation regulator SpoVG, with protein sequence MKVTEVKVFPVNEDRLKAYVSITLDNCFVVRDLKVIQGTSGLFVAMPSKKRKDGQFRDIAHPLNQETRAMIEDLVFEAYENELKSMGATLVNLKRQKAPNSDHGGDDY encoded by the coding sequence ATGAAAGTCACCGAGGTCAAAGTTTTTCCGGTCAATGAAGATCGCCTGAAAGCCTATGTTTCAATCACATTAGATAATTGCTTTGTGGTTCGAGACTTAAAGGTTATCCAAGGTACCAGCGGCCTTTTCGTCGCCATGCCTAGCAAAAAACGCAAAGACGGACAGTTCCGAGATATCGCGCATCCTCTCAACCAAGAGACGCGCGCGATGATTGAAGACCTGGTTTTTGAGGCTTACGAAAACGAATTAAAATCCATGGGTGCAACCCTGGTAAATCTGAAACGCCAAAAGGCGCCTAACAGCGACCATGGCGGAGATGATTACTAA
- a CDS encoding TIGR02147 family protein: MITSVMTGFFYRPMMFYMNIFMYDDIRVYLQEKIAKLPNRGRGEVGKIAKHIGVHSTYMSLVMNGSRHLSQEQAFDLADYLQLTEMETDYFCLLVQWDRAGTQNLKKHLKQKLSKLREDSLNLSKRLKHDKKLSDQEKAVFYSSWIYSAVRLFASTNDKGVSLEALQENFDIPRKKLIEVLEFLVSSGLLILEKNLYRLGTQQTFLEKGSPFLSKHHANWRIKALQQSENISEDELMFTSPFSISEKDFLLLREELAEWLKKFSGIVRDSPAEEVACLNIDFFRVQK, encoded by the coding sequence GTGATTACTTCGGTAATGACGGGCTTTTTTTATCGTCCTATGATGTTTTATATGAACATCTTCATGTACGACGACATCCGAGTTTACTTGCAAGAAAAAATTGCGAAACTTCCCAATCGCGGTCGCGGCGAGGTCGGCAAAATCGCCAAGCACATCGGTGTTCATTCTACCTACATGAGCTTAGTGATGAATGGCTCTAGACACTTATCCCAAGAACAAGCTTTTGATTTAGCTGATTATTTACAGCTGACTGAAATGGAAACGGACTATTTCTGTTTGCTGGTGCAATGGGATCGCGCGGGAACTCAAAACTTAAAAAAACATCTTAAACAAAAGCTTTCCAAACTTCGCGAGGATTCTTTAAATCTTTCAAAACGCCTGAAGCATGACAAAAAATTGAGCGACCAAGAAAAGGCCGTCTTTTATTCAAGCTGGATTTATTCCGCCGTCCGGCTTTTTGCTTCGACCAATGACAAAGGCGTTTCGCTAGAAGCCCTACAAGAAAATTTCGACATCCCTCGAAAAAAACTGATCGAGGTTTTAGAATTTCTGGTCTCTAGCGGTTTACTGATTTTAGAAAAAAATCTTTATCGCCTGGGCACGCAGCAAACTTTCTTAGAAAAAGGCTCGCCCTTTTTATCTAAACATCATGCCAACTGGCGCATCAAAGCTTTGCAGCAAAGTGAGAATATTAGCGAGGACGAGTTGATGTTCACGTCCCCGTTTTCAATTTCCGAAAAAGATTTTTTGCTTTTACGTGAAGAACTTGCCGAATGGCTTAAGAAGTTTTCCGGCATCGTGCGGGACTCCCCGGCAGAAGAAGTCGCATGTTTGAATATCGACTTCTTCCGGGTACAGAAATAG
- a CDS encoding alpha/beta fold hydrolase has product MNSLKKFKAGAFDLSFIDNQNAGKPVCLVIGSALFYSRSFNEKFEESYRMIYLDHRGFGSVTGEISADDYRLKVILQDIENFRLANNLGKICIMGHSAHGYMALSYAHKFQNWVSSVCIVAMGPSHGIHMSDAEELWKETAAPGRKRSFEMDMAKLENEMRVKMPNQFVLFCKAMRAKSWVDFDKDISHLWEGVEAFMPALDYLYGEVFRDIRVEELIKDLDKPVLMVLGKMDYQVAPHWTWNSLKGMFKQLTFRVFENSSHNPQVEESSLFFSEFQSWFSMYGLNEIE; this is encoded by the coding sequence ATGAATTCGTTAAAAAAATTTAAGGCCGGTGCTTTTGACCTGTCTTTTATAGATAATCAAAATGCCGGAAAACCTGTGTGTTTAGTGATAGGAAGCGCCCTTTTTTATAGCCGCTCCTTCAATGAAAAGTTTGAAGAATCTTACAGAATGATCTATCTGGATCATCGTGGGTTTGGTTCTGTGACTGGCGAAATCTCTGCCGACGACTACCGATTGAAAGTCATCCTGCAGGATATAGAAAATTTTAGGCTAGCAAATAACCTCGGAAAAATCTGTATAATGGGTCATTCTGCCCATGGATATATGGCACTAAGCTATGCTCACAAGTTTCAGAATTGGGTTTCATCTGTGTGTATTGTTGCTATGGGCCCAAGTCACGGCATTCACATGTCTGATGCGGAGGAGTTATGGAAAGAGACAGCTGCACCTGGACGGAAACGGAGTTTTGAAATGGATATGGCAAAATTGGAAAATGAGATGCGCGTTAAAATGCCAAACCAGTTTGTATTATTTTGCAAAGCTATGCGAGCTAAGAGTTGGGTGGATTTCGATAAAGACATTTCCCATCTGTGGGAAGGTGTTGAGGCTTTTATGCCAGCTTTAGATTATCTATATGGTGAAGTTTTCCGAGATATAAGGGTGGAAGAACTGATTAAAGATTTGGATAAGCCTGTTTTAATGGTATTGGGAAAAATGGACTATCAGGTGGCACCTCACTGGACTTGGAATTCTCTCAAAGGAATGTTTAAGCAGCTCACTTTTAGAGTGTTCGAAAACAGTAGCCATAACCCCCAAGTGGAGGAGAGCAGTCTTTTCTTTTCTGAATTTCAAAGCTGGTTTTCTATGTACGGCTTGAATGAAATTGAATAG
- a CDS encoding MarR family winged helix-turn-helix transcriptional regulator — protein sequence MPKKILDSLIGIQMSRTMLSMKRYLIAEFEASQSPLSFEDWMNLLPLVENGSMSHRDLAHVLGKDKTTISRLVSQWIEKGYVKTEHDTEDQRIKHLTLSKEGKKLHNSLNSVVQKADRGFLKGLEQSEFDLFKKVLTKIQGSLETKKIPSATH from the coding sequence ATGCCTAAAAAGATTTTAGATTCCCTTATCGGTATCCAAATGAGCCGAACCATGCTGAGCATGAAGCGATATTTAATTGCCGAGTTTGAAGCTTCACAATCTCCATTGTCTTTTGAAGACTGGATGAATCTTTTACCTTTAGTAGAAAATGGATCAATGTCCCACAGAGATCTAGCCCATGTCCTTGGCAAAGATAAGACCACAATATCTCGATTGGTATCGCAATGGATTGAGAAGGGCTACGTAAAGACCGAGCATGATACGGAAGATCAAAGAATTAAACACCTAACCTTGTCTAAAGAAGGAAAGAAGCTCCACAACTCTCTTAACTCTGTCGTTCAAAAAGCTGACAGGGGCTTTCTCAAAGGTCTAGAGCAAAGCGAGTTCGATCTGTTCAAAAAGGTTTTAACGAAAATCCAGGGATCTCTGGAAACCAAAAAAATACCTAGCGCCACTCATTAA
- a CDS encoding acetyltransferase, with the protein MSILSIRHNTYEDADALYSIWHHSVNATHSFLTHGQIEEIGREVKDYVLHAHLLLAIDEEKNILGFMGMTGNKIDSLFISPTHFRKGAGAFLVSHAKSQFKELYVDVNEQNPQAIAFYKKMGFAVIDRSEKDDQGRPFPILKMKL; encoded by the coding sequence ATGTCTATCCTATCAATTCGCCATAACACCTATGAAGATGCAGATGCACTTTATTCAATATGGCATCATTCCGTAAATGCTACTCACTCTTTTCTTACCCACGGGCAAATTGAAGAAATCGGCAGAGAAGTTAAAGATTACGTTCTCCATGCGCATTTGCTATTAGCTATAGATGAAGAGAAGAACATTTTGGGGTTTATGGGAATGACAGGCAATAAAATAGATTCTCTATTCATCTCCCCTACCCACTTTCGGAAAGGTGCTGGAGCTTTCCTTGTCTCCCATGCAAAGTCTCAATTTAAAGAACTCTATGTAGACGTTAACGAACAAAATCCCCAGGCGATTGCCTTTTATAAAAAAATGGGATTTGCGGTTATTGACCGTTCTGAAAAAGATGATCAAGGGAGGCCTTTTCCCATCTTAAAAATGAAGCTATGA
- a CDS encoding efflux RND transporter permease subunit, producing MGQGLDLYSLIGFLLLLGVATKNSILIVYTVAERLREIEAPDFLTFINVVVEAGVRRLRPIIMTSMGPARLRYVSNFSRRRVGGR from the coding sequence TTGGGGCAAGGTCTCGACCTATATTCTCTGATCGGATTCTTGCTCTTGCTTGGCGTTGCTACGAAGAACTCGATTTTGATTGTCTATACTGTTGCGGAGAGGCTTCGTGAAATCGAAGCACCAGATTTTCTAACCTTTATCAATGTCGTCGTCGAGGCAGGCGTGCGCCGACTACGTCCGATCATCATGACGAGCATGGGGCCTGCCCGCTTACGGTACGTATCGAATTTTTCGAGGCGGCGGGTGGGCGGTCGTTAA
- a CDS encoding dihydrofolate reductase family protein has product MITGHVFIATSLDGFIARENGDIEWLLTRDDPNEDHGYNDFIKDIDGIVMGRGTFEKALTFDKWYYNVPVVVLSTTLTDNDVPQPLKDKVQVLRHSPKDIMSHLEKKGWKRVYVDGGQTIQSFLKENLIADLVITTAPVLIGEGKPLFSSLAKDVSLKHLHTKAFPSGLVQSKYQVIP; this is encoded by the coding sequence ATGATCACCGGACACGTATTCATCGCGACAAGTCTTGACGGTTTTATCGCGCGGGAAAATGGCGACATTGAATGGCTCCTAACTCGGGATGATCCGAATGAGGACCATGGTTATAATGACTTTATTAAAGACATCGACGGAATTGTCATGGGCCGCGGAACGTTTGAAAAAGCGCTGACTTTTGATAAGTGGTACTACAATGTTCCCGTGGTCGTTCTATCGACAACACTTACCGACAATGACGTCCCCCAACCTCTCAAAGACAAAGTTCAAGTTTTAAGACATTCTCCCAAAGACATAATGTCGCACTTAGAAAAAAAAGGATGGAAACGTGTCTATGTGGATGGGGGGCAAACTATTCAATCCTTTCTTAAAGAGAATTTGATTGCAGATCTAGTGATCACCACCGCACCTGTGCTTATTGGCGAAGGAAAGCCGCTTTTTAGTTCTTTGGCTAAAGACGTCTCGCTGAAACATCTTCATACCAAAGCCTTTCCATCAGGCCTGGTTCAATCAAAATACCAAGTGATCCCATGA
- a CDS encoding TetR/AcrR family transcriptional regulator yields MTTKRGRPKTDHGISLDVILAMALEMLEHTGPQGFSMRALATRLKITPMAIYHYFSSRDALMRELSDAVYSEVVRDFESAQGDAKAKIKHLLTSYYKIGLKHPNLTITVFLTPEAFSAEAKRITGFLRELLEATQLSPKRKQMWLDILIDFTHGSFIATALAGRSNVAFANKQSLAYVRQLEELLDQIF; encoded by the coding sequence ATGACAACAAAAAGAGGGCGCCCTAAAACAGATCACGGCATCAGCCTGGATGTGATCCTGGCGATGGCGCTAGAAATGCTAGAGCACACCGGGCCCCAAGGATTTTCAATGCGGGCCCTGGCCACCCGCCTTAAAATCACCCCGATGGCGATCTATCATTACTTCTCCAGCCGAGACGCCCTTATGAGGGAGTTGTCCGACGCCGTTTATAGCGAGGTTGTTAGGGATTTTGAATCTGCTCAAGGTGATGCAAAAGCGAAAATAAAACACCTGCTGACAAGCTATTACAAAATAGGACTTAAACATCCAAATCTGACCATCACCGTCTTTTTAACACCCGAGGCTTTTTCGGCTGAGGCAAAACGCATCACGGGGTTTTTACGCGAACTCTTAGAGGCCACACAACTTTCCCCCAAAAGAAAACAGATGTGGTTAGACATCCTAATTGATTTCACTCATGGCAGCTTTATCGCGACGGCCCTGGCGGGCCGGTCTAACGTGGCTTTTGCGAATAAACAGAGCCTCGCCTATGTCCGTCAGCTTGAGGAACTGCTGGATCAAATTTTTTAG